A genomic stretch from Oleomonas cavernae includes:
- a CDS encoding TRAP transporter large permease yields MSEAAIGILYGGATLVAFLSGLPIAFALGVVAIAFMAVFMPTASLDMVTQNVYEEMSSIILLTIPLFILKGAAIGKSKAGLDLYSALHAWMHKIPGGLAIANVFACAVFAAMAGSSPATCAAIGSAGIPEMRRRGYSGSFAAGVIAAGGTLGILLPPSVTMILFAVAAEQSLGRLFLAGIGPGLLLVSMFAVYAAWRFRREYAQAKKVYQGGGPASPLLAEDSYSLRDKMSALPRVLPFVVLLTGVMIALYGGFATPSETAGLGAILALVLIAIVYGAWRLKDLEPIFTATLKESTMLMLIVGMSLLYAYVMSYLHISQSAAQGIVAMELPRWGLLAVILVFVVVLGFFLPPVSIILMTAPIILPPLKAAGFDLVWFGVVMTIVMEMGLIHPPVGLNIFVIRNIAPDIPLRDVIWGTIPFVGLMLFATVLLCFVPGIATWLPDHLMGTVP; encoded by the coding sequence ATGAGCGAAGCAGCCATCGGCATTCTCTATGGCGGCGCGACCCTCGTCGCCTTCCTCTCGGGCCTGCCCATCGCCTTTGCCCTGGGCGTCGTGGCGATCGCCTTCATGGCCGTTTTTATGCCCACGGCCTCGCTCGACATGGTGACGCAGAACGTCTACGAGGAAATGTCCTCGATCATCCTGCTGACCATCCCGCTGTTCATCCTCAAGGGGGCCGCGATCGGCAAGTCCAAGGCCGGCCTCGACCTCTATTCGGCCCTGCATGCCTGGATGCACAAGATCCCGGGCGGCCTTGCCATCGCCAATGTCTTTGCCTGCGCGGTCTTTGCCGCCATGGCCGGCTCGTCGCCCGCGACCTGCGCCGCCATCGGTTCCGCCGGCATCCCCGAGATGCGCCGGCGCGGCTATTCTGGCTCGTTTGCCGCGGGCGTGATCGCCGCCGGCGGCACCCTCGGCATCCTGCTGCCGCCCTCGGTCACCATGATCTTGTTCGCCGTGGCGGCCGAGCAGTCGCTGGGCCGGCTGTTCCTCGCGGGGATCGGGCCGGGCCTGTTGCTGGTCTCCATGTTCGCGGTCTATGCCGCCTGGCGCTTCCGCCGGGAATATGCCCAGGCGAAGAAGGTCTACCAGGGTGGCGGGCCGGCCTCGCCGCTGCTGGCCGAGGATAGCTACAGCCTGCGCGACAAGATGTCGGCCCTGCCGCGGGTGCTGCCCTTCGTGGTGCTGCTGACCGGCGTCATGATCGCGCTCTATGGCGGCTTTGCCACGCCGTCGGAAACCGCGGGCCTGGGCGCCATCCTGGCCCTGGTGCTGATCGCCATCGTCTATGGCGCCTGGCGGTTGAAGGACCTGGAGCCGATCTTCACGGCCACGCTCAAAGAGTCGACCATGCTGATGCTGATCGTCGGCATGTCGCTGCTCTATGCCTATGTCATGAGCTATCTGCACATCAGCCAGAGCGCCGCCCAGGGGATCGTGGCGATGGAATTGCCGCGCTGGGGCCTGCTGGCGGTGATCCTGGTCTTCGTCGTCGTCCTGGGCTTCTTCCTGCCGCCGGTGTCGATCATCCTGATGACCGCGCCGATCATCCTGCCGCCGCTGAAGGCCGCCGGCTTCGACCTGGTGTGGTTCGGCGTGGTCATGACCATCGTCATGGAGATGGGCTTGATCCACCCGCCCGTCGGCCTCAACATCTTCGTGATCAGGAACATCGCACCGGACATTCCCTTGCGCGACGTGATCTGGGGCACGATTCCCTTTGTCGGGCTGATGCTGTTCGCCACCGTGCTCTTGTGCTTCGTCCCCGGGATCGCCACGTGGTTGCCTGATCATTTGATGGGAACCGTGCCATGA
- a CDS encoding glutamine synthetase family protein — translation MSRLESWLSERRTTEVECLVPDISGVARGKILPTSKFLKSQTDNSLRLPESIFSQTVTGEFIDSEVTDPTEPDVILRPDPDTLCVVPWYEDPTAQVINDCVYRDGRPVSIAPRQVLRRVIDLYAAKGWRAIVAPELEFYLCAKNVDPDYPLQPPIGRSGRAETGSQSYGIDAVNEFDPIFEDVYRFCEAQELDVDTLIHEAGRAQCEINFNHADPMSMADQAFMFKRTVRQAAMKHGVYATFMAKPYSQEPGSAMHIHQSVVDIKTGRNLFSDAEGNDTPLFHAHIAGLQKHLSAAMPLIAPNVNSYRRLTRFMSAPINLHWGRENRTTGLRVPESAPDGRRVENRVPGADANPYLVIAASLACGYIGMVNELEPTDPITNSAYRLKFALPRYLPDALNKLKGSDDLSEVLGEEFVTLLMEVKQAEHDAYQQVISAWEREHLLLNV, via the coding sequence ATGTCGCGGCTTGAAAGCTGGCTGTCCGAACGGCGCACCACCGAGGTGGAATGCCTGGTGCCCGATATTTCGGGGGTCGCCCGCGGCAAGATCCTGCCGACCTCGAAATTCCTGAAGAGCCAGACCGACAATTCCCTGCGCCTGCCGGAATCGATCTTCTCGCAGACGGTGACGGGCGAATTCATCGATTCCGAAGTTACCGACCCGACCGAGCCCGACGTCATCCTGCGCCCGGACCCCGACACGCTGTGCGTGGTGCCCTGGTACGAGGATCCCACCGCCCAGGTGATCAACGACTGTGTCTATCGCGACGGCCGGCCGGTGTCGATCGCGCCGCGCCAGGTGCTGCGCCGGGTGATCGACCTCTACGCCGCCAAGGGCTGGCGCGCGATCGTGGCGCCGGAGCTAGAATTTTATCTCTGCGCCAAGAATGTCGACCCCGACTATCCGCTGCAGCCGCCGATCGGCCGCTCGGGCCGGGCCGAGACCGGCAGCCAGTCCTACGGCATCGATGCGGTCAACGAGTTCGATCCGATCTTCGAGGATGTCTACCGCTTCTGCGAGGCGCAGGAATTGGATGTCGACACCCTGATCCACGAGGCCGGTCGCGCCCAGTGCGAGATCAACTTCAACCATGCCGACCCCATGTCGATGGCCGACCAGGCCTTCATGTTCAAGCGCACGGTGCGCCAGGCCGCGATGAAGCACGGCGTCTATGCCACCTTCATGGCCAAGCCCTATTCCCAGGAACCGGGCAGCGCCATGCACATCCACCAGTCGGTGGTGGATATCAAGACCGGGCGCAACCTGTTCTCGGACGCCGAGGGCAACGACACGCCGCTGTTCCATGCCCATATCGCCGGCCTGCAGAAGCACCTGTCGGCGGCCATGCCGCTGATCGCGCCGAACGTGAATTCCTATCGCCGGCTGACCCGCTTCATGTCGGCGCCGATCAACCTCCACTGGGGGCGCGAGAACCGCACCACCGGCCTGCGCGTGCCCGAAAGCGCGCCGGACGGCCGCCGGGTCGAGAACCGGGTGCCCGGGGCCGATGCCAATCCCTATCTTGTCATCGCGGCGTCACTGGCCTGCGGCTATATCGGCATGGTCAACGAGCTTGAACCGACCGACCCGATCACCAATAGTGCGTATCGCCTGAAGTTTGCTTTACCGCGCTACCTGCCCGACGCCCTGAACAAGCTGAAGGGTTCCGACGATTTGAGCGAAGTGCTGGGCGAGGAATTCGTCACCCTCTTGATGGAAGTCAAGCAGGCCGAGCACGACGCCTACCAACAGGTGATATCCGCATGGGAACGCGAGCATCTGCTCTTGAACGTGTGA
- a CDS encoding LolA family protein encodes MSTLYRFPRSSISRRGLLGLGLGLAALPLIRPAFAAATLNDKDKADIARVEGLFNGIRTMEARFTQVDSTGGMAQGKLYMSRPGRLRFEYDPPVPLLIVADGTWLCVYDKEIKQVDRYPLGRTPIGVLVRDRISLTDGLEVTEVTRDSQAFGVTMVAPEHRDDGQLTLIFTENPFEFRQWQVLDAQGINTVVTLEDIKQGGDFSSALFVFNDPPGTTGLRHER; translated from the coding sequence ATGTCCACGCTCTACCGTTTCCCCCGATCTTCCATCTCGCGCCGCGGCCTGCTGGGTCTTGGCCTGGGCCTCGCCGCCCTGCCGCTGATCCGCCCGGCCTTCGCCGCCGCCACGCTCAACGACAAGGACAAGGCCGACATCGCCCGGGTGGAAGGCCTGTTCAACGGCATTCGCACCATGGAGGCCCGCTTCACCCAGGTCGACTCGACCGGCGGCATGGCCCAGGGCAAGCTTTACATGAGCAGGCCGGGCCGCCTGCGCTTCGAATACGACCCGCCCGTGCCCCTGCTGATCGTGGCCGACGGCACCTGGCTGTGCGTCTACGACAAGGAAATCAAGCAGGTCGACCGCTACCCCCTGGGCCGCACGCCCATCGGCGTGCTGGTGCGCGACAGGATCAGCCTGACCGACGGGCTGGAAGTGACCGAGGTGACGCGGGACAGCCAAGCCTTCGGCGTCACCATGGTGGCGCCCGAGCATCGCGACGACGGCCAACTGACCCTGATCTTCACGGAAAACCCCTTCGAGTTCCGCCAGTGGCAGGTTCTCGACGCCCAGGGCATCAATACCGTGGTGACGCTGGAAGACATCAAGCAGGGCGGCGACTTCAGCTCGGCCCTGTTCGTGTTCAACGATCCGCCGGGGACGACGGGCCTGCGTCACGAGCGCTGA
- a CDS encoding malonate--CoA ligase: MSNHLFDAIRHRLPAADKVFIEAGARPAVTYGEVVGRSAALAHALVELGVLPGDRVAVQVEKSVDAIMLYLACVRAGAVFLPLNTAYTLNELEYFIGDAQPRLVVVTPDRADTIAPLAQRLGARCETLGTAGDGSLLEKAGAATGDFSDVARGPDDLAAILYTSGTTGRSKGAMLSHDNLASNALTLADYWRFTAQDVLIHALPIFHTHGLFVATNVVLLTGASMFFLAKFDPDEIFRLMPRATCMMGVPTFYVRLVGHPGLTQAATAHMRLFVSGSAPLLAETHRAFFEKTGHAILERYGMTETNMNTSNPYGGDRVPGTVGFPLPGVSLRIADPETGAPLAQGEIGMIEVKGPNVFKGYWRMPEKTAAEFRPDGFFITGDLGKIDTRGYVHIVGRGKDLVISGGYNVYPKEVEGEIDRLKGVTESAVIGLPHPDFGEGVTAVIVKSGEAPIDEKAVLGALDGRLAKFKQPKAVIFVEELPRNTMGKVQKNVLRDTYKDMFAPKNRASA, encoded by the coding sequence ATGAGCAACCATCTGTTCGATGCGATCCGCCACCGCCTCCCCGCCGCGGACAAGGTCTTCATCGAGGCGGGCGCCCGCCCGGCCGTGACCTATGGCGAGGTGGTCGGCCGGTCCGCCGCCCTCGCGCATGCGCTGGTGGAGCTGGGCGTGCTCCCGGGCGACCGGGTGGCGGTGCAGGTCGAGAAGAGCGTCGATGCGATCATGCTGTACCTGGCCTGTGTCCGCGCCGGGGCGGTGTTCCTGCCGCTCAACACGGCCTATACTTTGAACGAACTGGAATATTTCATTGGCGATGCGCAGCCTCGCCTGGTGGTGGTGACACCCGATCGCGCCGATACCATCGCCCCGCTGGCACAGCGCCTGGGCGCCCGATGCGAAACGCTGGGCACGGCGGGCGACGGCAGCCTGCTCGAGAAGGCGGGTGCGGCAACGGGCGATTTCAGCGATGTCGCGCGCGGTCCCGACGACCTCGCCGCCATCCTCTATACCTCGGGCACCACCGGCCGCTCCAAGGGCGCCATGCTGTCCCACGACAACCTGGCCTCCAACGCCCTGACGTTGGCCGACTATTGGCGCTTCACCGCGCAAGACGTGCTGATCCATGCCCTGCCGATCTTCCACACCCACGGCCTGTTCGTGGCGACCAACGTGGTGCTGCTGACCGGCGCCTCGATGTTCTTCCTGGCGAAATTCGATCCCGACGAGATCTTCCGCCTGATGCCGCGGGCAACCTGCATGATGGGCGTGCCGACCTTCTACGTCCGCCTGGTCGGCCATCCCGGCCTGACCCAGGCGGCGACCGCGCACATGCGCCTGTTCGTCTCCGGCTCCGCGCCCCTGCTGGCGGAGACCCACCGTGCCTTCTTCGAGAAGACCGGCCACGCCATTCTGGAACGCTACGGCATGACCGAGACCAACATGAACACCTCGAACCCGTATGGCGGCGACCGGGTGCCCGGTACCGTCGGCTTCCCCCTGCCCGGCGTTTCCTTGCGCATCGCCGATCCCGAGACCGGTGCCCCTCTGGCCCAGGGCGAGATCGGCATGATCGAGGTCAAGGGCCCCAATGTCTTCAAGGGTTACTGGCGCATGCCCGAGAAGACCGCGGCCGAATTCCGCCCCGACGGCTTCTTCATCACCGGCGACTTGGGCAAGATCGACACCCGCGGCTATGTCCACATCGTCGGCCGGGGCAAGGACCTGGTGATCTCGGGCGGTTACAACGTCTACCCCAAGGAAGTGGAAGGCGAGATCGACCGCCTGAAAGGCGTGACCGAAAGCGCCGTGATCGGCCTGCCCCACCCGGATTTCGGCGAAGGCGTCACCGCGGTCATCGTGAAGAGCGGCGAGGCGCCGATCGACGAGAAGGCGGTGCTGGGCGCGCTCGACGGCCGCCTGGCCAAGTTCAAGCAGCCCAAGGCGGTGATCTTCGTCGAGGAATTGCCCCGCAACACCATGGGCAAGGTCCAGAAGAACGTCCTGCGCGACACCTACAAGGATATGTTCGCCCCAAAGAACCGCGCCAGTGCCTAG
- the dctP gene encoding TRAP transporter substrate-binding protein DctP — protein sequence MSVTRRLILRTAAALPLVAAGARFAPARAATTLKISHQFPGGTIDEGDFRDRLCRKFAASVTAATNGELDFQIYPGSSLMKTNAQFSALRKGALDLSLYPISYAGGEVKELNIGLMPALVSSYDQAVRWKKAAIGQAFTKILEEKGVVIVAWVWQAGGIASRTGAVVNPADAAGLKIRGGSREMDLMLKEAGAAVVTMPSNELYIAMQTGAVDAAMTSSTSLISFRLEELAKNLTTGRDRAFWFMLEPLIMSKAIFDALPQNQRDAIMKAGEEAETFGQEQAKKDDAAVAEIFGKAGAGIHDIDSAALEKWKAIAAASAWKDYADKGESCAELLKLAEAV from the coding sequence ATGTCCGTGACTCGTCGCCTGATCCTGCGCACCGCTGCAGCACTGCCCCTCGTCGCCGCCGGCGCGCGTTTTGCGCCCGCCCGGGCCGCGACCACCCTGAAGATCTCGCACCAGTTCCCCGGGGGCACGATCGACGAGGGCGATTTCCGCGACCGGCTCTGCCGCAAGTTCGCCGCCTCGGTCACCGCCGCCACCAATGGCGAACTCGATTTCCAGATCTATCCCGGCTCGTCGCTGATGAAGACGAACGCCCAGTTCTCGGCCCTGCGCAAGGGTGCCTTGGACCTCAGCCTCTACCCGATCTCCTATGCCGGGGGCGAGGTGAAGGAGCTGAACATCGGCCTGATGCCGGCACTGGTCTCGTCCTACGACCAGGCGGTGCGCTGGAAGAAGGCGGCGATCGGCCAGGCCTTCACCAAGATCCTGGAGGAGAAGGGCGTCGTCATCGTCGCCTGGGTCTGGCAGGCGGGCGGCATCGCCAGCCGCACCGGCGCCGTGGTCAACCCCGCCGACGCCGCCGGCCTGAAGATCCGCGGCGGCTCGCGCGAGATGGACCTGATGCTGAAGGAGGCCGGCGCCGCCGTCGTCACCATGCCGTCCAACGAACTCTACATCGCCATGCAGACCGGGGCGGTGGACGCGGCCATGACCTCGTCGACCAGCCTGATCTCGTTCCGGCTGGAGGAACTGGCCAAGAACCTGACCACGGGCCGCGACCGCGCCTTCTGGTTCATGCTGGAACCCTTGATCATGTCCAAGGCGATCTTCGACGCCCTGCCCCAGAACCAGCGTGACGCGATCATGAAGGCCGGCGAGGAGGCCGAGACTTTCGGCCAGGAACAGGCCAAGAAGGACGATGCGGCCGTGGCCGAGATCTTCGGCAAGGCGGGGGCGGGCATTCACGACATCGACAGTGCCGCGCTGGAGAAATGGAAGGCGATCGCCGCTGCCAGCGCCTGGAAGGATTACGCCGACAAGGGCGAGAGCTGTGCCGAACTGCTGAAGCTGGCGGAGGCCGTGTGA
- a CDS encoding malonyl-CoA decarboxylase: MSSSGFFSGLMQTISTRSRAMFARKDPLALTADVRPDFAVLFEALLSGRGEASGVARAREILDLWQAVDDVQKRDFLCLLARDFGPPLDRLEAAIDAYRAEPGPATLGNLHKVSEPRRQELLRRLNLAPGGIITLVAMREFLLQAKRDEPILDALDDDFEHLFSSWFNRGFLVLQRIDWSTPANVLERIIRYEAVHQIHGWDELRRRLAPPDRRLYAFFHPQLIEDPLIFVEVALAQDIPATIQGVLAEQRDQVDPARATTAVFYSISNTQVGLKGISFGNFLIKQVVEELRRELPTVTTFVTLSPVPGFARWLAEIRSDDTERSAFLSWSEREALQALDRPDWTLSPATSEVVNSVLARAAAHFMLKARDRNGRVIDPVARFHLGNGARLERVNPLGDRSMNGMRQSHGLMVNYLYDLADIEKNHEALATRGEIVASPAVHALLQRPEDPEAAVRRHTPRLRLGNLSRSRRESRATEAKS; the protein is encoded by the coding sequence ATGAGTTCATCGGGCTTTTTCAGCGGGCTGATGCAGACGATCTCGACCCGCAGCCGGGCGATGTTCGCGCGCAAGGATCCGCTGGCCCTGACCGCCGACGTGCGGCCCGACTTTGCCGTGCTGTTCGAGGCGCTGCTGTCGGGCCGGGGCGAGGCCTCGGGGGTGGCCCGGGCGCGTGAGATCCTGGACCTGTGGCAGGCGGTGGACGACGTGCAGAAGCGCGACTTCCTGTGCCTGCTGGCGCGGGATTTCGGCCCGCCACTGGACCGGCTGGAGGCGGCGATCGATGCCTATCGCGCCGAACCCGGCCCGGCCACTTTGGGCAATCTGCACAAGGTCTCGGAGCCACGGCGGCAGGAGTTGCTGCGCCGCCTGAACCTGGCGCCGGGCGGCATCATCACCCTGGTCGCCATGCGCGAATTCCTGCTGCAGGCCAAGCGCGACGAGCCCATCCTCGACGCCCTCGACGATGATTTCGAACATCTGTTCTCGAGCTGGTTCAACCGCGGCTTCCTGGTCCTGCAGCGCATCGACTGGTCGACCCCGGCCAATGTGCTGGAGCGCATCATCCGCTACGAGGCGGTGCACCAGATCCATGGCTGGGACGAGTTGCGCCGTCGCCTCGCCCCGCCCGACCGCCGGCTCTATGCCTTCTTTCACCCGCAACTGATCGAAGACCCGCTGATCTTCGTCGAGGTCGCGCTGGCACAGGACATTCCGGCAACCATCCAGGGGGTGCTGGCCGAACAGCGCGACCAGGTCGACCCCGCCCGGGCGACCACCGCGGTGTTCTATTCGATCTCGAACACCCAGGTCGGCCTCAAGGGCATCTCCTTCGGCAATTTCCTGATCAAGCAGGTGGTCGAGGAACTGCGCCGCGAACTGCCGACCGTCACCACCTTCGTTACCCTGTCGCCGGTGCCGGGCTTTGCCCGCTGGCTGGCCGAGATCCGCAGCGACGACACCGAGCGTTCGGCCTTCCTGTCCTGGTCCGAGCGCGAAGCCCTGCAGGCCCTGGACCGGCCGGACTGGACCTTGTCGCCCGCCACCAGCGAGGTGGTGAACAGCGTGCTGGCCCGGGCGGCCGCCCATTTCATGCTGAAGGCCCGCGACCGCAACGGCCGTGTGATCGACCCGGTTGCCCGCTTCCACCTGGGCAATGGCGCGCGGCTGGAGCGTGTCAACCCGCTGGGCGACCGTTCGATGAACGGCATGCGCCAGTCCCACGGGCTGATGGTCAACTATCTCTACGACCTGGCCGACATCGAGAAGAACCATGAAGCGCTGGCGACCCGGGGCGAGATCGTCGCCTCGCCCGCCGTGCATGCCTTGTTGCAGCGTCCCGAGGACCCGGAAGCGGCCGTGCGGCGGCACACCCCGCGCCTGCGCCTGGGCAATCTTTCCCGTTCGAGGCGCGAGTCGCGCGCCACAGAGGCCAAGTCATGA
- a CDS encoding gamma-glutamyl-gamma-aminobutyrate hydrolase family protein, with translation MATSELPLIGIPACARTIEGHPFNIVGEKYIAAVVDGAGGLPLVIPSLPTPLDPDALLDALDGLLVTGSPSNVHPGRYGGEASQPGTLHDEQRDATTLPLIARAVARGVPVFAICRGFQELNVTLGGTLFQNVHEIDGRLDHRAPEDQPIPVKYGPAHPVRLTPGGVFEGLVGVPEITVNSIHAQGIDRLAPGLRIEAVAPDGQIEAVTVVDAPGLVLAVQWHPEWRASENPVSMRLFQAFGDAARSHAAARRAGAASAGKGRGHVAA, from the coding sequence ATGGCGACCAGCGAACTTCCCCTTATCGGCATCCCGGCCTGCGCCCGCACGATCGAGGGTCATCCCTTCAATATCGTGGGCGAGAAATACATCGCCGCGGTGGTCGACGGGGCCGGCGGCCTGCCGCTGGTGATCCCCAGCCTGCCCACGCCGCTTGACCCCGATGCCCTGCTCGATGCGCTCGACGGCCTGCTCGTCACCGGCAGCCCGTCGAATGTGCACCCCGGCCGCTATGGCGGCGAGGCCAGCCAGCCCGGCACCCTGCATGACGAGCAGCGCGATGCCACCACCCTGCCGCTGATCGCCCGTGCCGTCGCGCGGGGCGTGCCGGTGTTCGCGATCTGCCGCGGCTTCCAGGAGCTGAATGTGACCCTGGGCGGCACGCTGTTCCAGAATGTCCACGAAATCGATGGCCGCCTGGATCACCGGGCGCCCGAGGACCAGCCGATCCCGGTCAAGTACGGCCCGGCCCACCCGGTCAGGCTGACGCCGGGCGGGGTGTTCGAGGGCCTGGTCGGGGTGCCCGAGATCACGGTCAATTCCATTCATGCCCAGGGCATCGACCGGCTGGCCCCTGGCCTGCGCATCGAGGCGGTGGCACCGGACGGCCAGATCGAGGCGGTGACGGTTGTGGATGCGCCGGGCCTCGTCCTCGCGGTACAATGGCATCCCGAATGGCGGGCGAGCGAAAATCCGGTGTCGATGCGCCTGTTCCAGGCCTTTGGCGACGCGGCCCGCAGTCATGCCGCGGCCAGGCGGGCCGGGGCGGCTTCAGCAGGTAAAGGGAGAGGTCATGTCGCGGCTTGA
- a CDS encoding GntR family transcriptional regulator, translating to MNTQADSSISTGTRLRDAIENEIVSGALLPGTRLDETVLAERYGVSRTPIREALMQLANSGLVEIRPRRGAIVAEVGLDRLVEMFEVMGELEGMAGRLAARRITAADIAALDEALEACRHAAAATDHDGYYYENERFHFALYNASHNGFLIEQCMAMNRRLKPYRRLQLRVRNRLGTSLAEHEGIVAALKAQDTDAAERLARGHVVIQGERFSDLIATIGKVGFAAA from the coding sequence ATGAACACACAGGCCGACAGCTCGATCAGCACCGGCACCCGGCTCCGTGATGCAATCGAGAACGAAATCGTCTCCGGTGCGCTGCTGCCGGGCACACGGCTGGACGAGACGGTGCTGGCCGAACGCTACGGCGTTTCGCGCACGCCGATCCGCGAAGCGCTGATGCAACTGGCGAATTCGGGCCTGGTCGAGATCCGTCCCCGGCGCGGCGCGATCGTCGCCGAGGTGGGCCTCGACCGGCTGGTCGAAATGTTCGAGGTGATGGGCGAACTGGAAGGCATGGCCGGCCGCCTGGCGGCGCGCCGGATCACCGCGGCCGACATCGCGGCGCTCGATGAAGCGCTGGAGGCCTGCCGCCATGCGGCGGCCGCCACCGATCACGACGGCTACTATTACGAAAACGAGCGCTTCCACTTCGCGCTCTACAACGCCAGTCACAATGGCTTCCTGATCGAGCAGTGCATGGCGATGAACCGTCGCCTGAAGCCCTATCGCCGCCTGCAACTGCGCGTGCGCAACCGCCTGGGCACCTCGCTGGCCGAGCACGAGGGCATCGTCGCCGCGCTCAAGGCCCAGGATACGGACGCCGCCGAACGCCTCGCCCGCGGCCACGTGGTGATCCAGGGCGAACGCTTCAGCGACCTGATCGCCACCATCGGCAAGGTCGGCTTTGCCGCTGCCTGA
- a CDS encoding TRAP transporter small permease, which produces MSHGFELAKVEPERLDAAAFPVAAAFDHALKLVNKVVYVVSSLAIVAASLILTSSVIVRYVFHAPTDWQDEASVFLLVGAIFMSAAGVQAVRGHVAIDLFANRLGLVGERIRRVIIDVASLAFCAFFAWKSWMLCHEAWVDDQVTSSTWGPPLWIPYAVMSIGMTLLCLQITLQVFTAKAHGGKRS; this is translated from the coding sequence ATGTCCCACGGCTTCGAACTGGCCAAGGTCGAGCCGGAACGCCTGGACGCGGCCGCCTTCCCGGTGGCCGCCGCCTTCGACCACGCGCTGAAACTGGTGAACAAGGTGGTCTACGTCGTCTCGTCGCTGGCGATCGTGGCGGCCTCGCTGATCCTGACCTCGTCGGTGATCGTGCGCTATGTGTTCCACGCGCCGACCGACTGGCAGGACGAAGCCTCGGTCTTCCTGCTGGTCGGCGCCATCTTCATGTCGGCGGCGGGCGTCCAGGCCGTGCGCGGCCATGTCGCCATCGATCTGTTCGCCAACCGGTTGGGGCTGGTCGGCGAACGGATCCGCCGGGTGATCATCGACGTGGCCTCGCTGGCCTTCTGCGCCTTCTTTGCCTGGAAGAGCTGGATGCTGTGCCACGAGGCCTGGGTCGACGACCAGGTGACCTCGTCGACCTGGGGCCCACCCCTGTGGATCCCCTATGCGGTGATGAGCATCGGCATGACCCTGCTGTGCCTCCAGATCACCTTGCAGGTCTTCACCGCGAAAGCCCATGGGGGAAAACGGTCATGA